In Lutra lutra chromosome 13, mLutLut1.2, whole genome shotgun sequence, one genomic interval encodes:
- the LOC125082934 gene encoding beta-lactoglobulin-2-like: protein MKCLQLALGLALVCGLQAIVIPQTMRNLDIRKVAGMWHSMAMAASDISLLDSEAAPLRVYVQELRPTPENNLEIILRKRENRACVERNIMAQKTEDPAVFMVDDQGERRISVLDTDNTHYLFFCMEAPTPHAGNGIMCQYLARTLKVDNEVMEKFNRALQTLPVPMRIILDLSQGKGPRDDIAPFLPHQRNQEGPSPPGAPRPAPPQAAGSSGPLL from the exons ATGAAGTGTCTCCAGCTcgccctgggcctggcccttGTGTGTGGCCTCCAGGCCATCGTCATCCCCCAGACCATGAGGAACCTGGATATAAGAAAG GTGGCTGGGATGTGGCACTCCATGGCTATGGCGGCCAGCGACATCTCCCTCCTGGACTCCGAGGCCGCCCCCCTGAGAGTGTACGTCCAGGAGCTGAGACCCACCCCCGAGAACAACCTAGAAATCATTCTGCGCAAACG GGAAAACCGCGCCTGTGTTGAGAGGAACATCATGGCGCAGAAGACTGAGGACCCCGCCGTGTTCATGGTCGACG ACCAAGGGGAAAGAAGGATTTCCGTGCTGGACACAGACAACACCCACTACCTGTTCTTCTGCATGGAGGCGCCCACGCCCCACGCTGGGAACGGCATCATGTGCCAGTACCTGG CCAGGACCCTGAAGGTCGACAACGAGGTCATGGAGAAATTCAACAGAGCCCTCCAGACCCTGCCCGTGCCCATGCGGATCATCCTGGACCTGAGCCAGGGGAAGG GTCCCAGAGATGACATcgcccccttcctgccccatcaGAGGAATCAGGAGGGACCGAGCCCACCCGGGGCTCCCAGACCTGCTCCTCCTCAGGCCGCGGGGTCCTCGGGGCCCCTGCTCTGA